One region of Deinococcus koreensis genomic DNA includes:
- a CDS encoding rhodanese-like domain-containing protein: protein MHTLLAEGSALVLDARPQLEWAISHLPDAITVGPKPGVAMSDYVGDVRGIARLAHGDWSVPLLIYCNGPYCRKTTRLAAELENAGFTDIRCYHLGAPVWRALGGLMVTEREGAVYIFQQDQSACWVDARSRAGGLPAHVPCAVRLPPGSVTAAKNDGRLPMQDHNTRMVVFGDTIHEARSVAQELISHAFHNVTYFNGPARLLSTTLQAAGPGRRHHIQTHRRRSAEVTSSPSGETSRENTSSAKLFALGILVLLTPASAHRACLSAASSPMPDFAAFTVQAWSSPLAAASRHDHAATSFSSPKRPSLLLRAVYGVRLTPQIPGLQPVSQHFAWGPLDQAGGQSAGVSQALNTVEHLREERQPERPAVLSAGDSPAVDDAGIQHFPSLP, encoded by the coding sequence GTGCACACGCTGCTCGCCGAGGGCTCTGCCCTGGTGCTCGATGCACGGCCCCAGCTGGAATGGGCGATCAGCCATCTTCCGGATGCCATAACCGTCGGGCCGAAGCCGGGCGTGGCCATGAGCGACTACGTCGGTGATGTGCGGGGCATCGCGCGGCTGGCCCATGGAGACTGGTCGGTGCCGCTGCTGATCTACTGCAACGGCCCCTACTGCCGCAAAACCACCCGCCTCGCCGCCGAGCTTGAGAACGCAGGTTTCACGGATATCCGCTGCTATCACCTGGGTGCGCCCGTCTGGCGGGCGCTGGGGGGTCTGATGGTCACCGAGAGAGAAGGGGCGGTCTACATCTTCCAGCAGGATCAAAGTGCGTGCTGGGTGGATGCCAGAAGTCGCGCTGGCGGCCTGCCCGCCCATGTGCCGTGCGCCGTGCGCCTCCCTCCAGGCAGCGTGACCGCCGCCAAGAATGACGGCCGGCTGCCCATGCAGGATCACAACACCCGAATGGTCGTCTTCGGCGACACCATCCATGAGGCCAGGAGCGTCGCGCAGGAACTCATCTCGCACGCCTTTCACAACGTCACGTACTTCAACGGCCCGGCCCGACTCCTGTCCACGACCCTTCAGGCGGCGGGCCCGGGGAGGCGTCACCACATCCAGACCCACCGTCGTCGATCGGCCGAAGTCACGTCCTCACCGTCCGGTGAGACATCAAGAGAAAATACAAGTTCCGCAAAGCTGTTCGCCCTCGGTATCCTGGTTCTGCTGACCCCCGCGTCGGCCCACAGGGCCTGCCTCTCGGCCGCGTCTTCCCCAATGCCCGACTTCGCGGCGTTCACGGTTCAGGCGTGGTCATCTCCCCTGGCGGCGGCCAGCCGGCATGACCACGCGGCGACGTCGTTCTCCTCCCCCAAAAGACCTTCCCTGCTCCTTCGCGCGGTCTACGGCGTGCGCCTCACACCCCAGATCCCAGGACTCCAGCCGGTGTCCCAGCACTTCGCCTGGGGGCCCTTGGATCAGGCAGGGGGGCAGAGCGCAGGAGTTTCCCAGGCACTGAACACGGTGGAGCACCTGCGAGAGGAGCGCCAGCCAGAACGTCCGGCTGTCCTCTCCGCTGGTGACTCCCCGGCAGTGGATGATGCCGGAATTCAACACTTCCCTTCTCTTCCTTGA